A genomic segment from Methanoplanus limicola DSM 2279 encodes:
- a CDS encoding DNA-directed RNA polymerase subunit A' translates to MTSPKRVEKIEFGLLSPKDIRRTSVRKIIWADTYDDDGFPYPQGLMDLHLGVIDPGLRCKTCGNRASECPGHFGHIELAKPVIHVGYTRLIRKLLRVSCRECGRLLLSQDEVQKVLGPEEERNDDVISEKDIKKERVCPYCGEQQLKINFEKPTTFSEVMTDENGKKIDHKLTPSDIRSRLEKIPDEDLHLLGINARVARPEWTLLTVLPVPPVTMRPSIILENGQRSEDDLTHKLVDIIRINQRFKENQDAGAPQLIIEDLWELLQYHVTTYMDNEVAGCPPARHRSGRPLKTISQRLKGKDGRFRGSLSGKRVNFSARTVISPDPNLSINEVGIPLAIANEMSVPIRVTPFNIDEVRQMVTTGPVRPNLNSPCGANYAIRPDGRRVRLTDMTRESVAEMLEPGWTVDRQLRNTDIVLFNRQPSLHRMSIMAHRIVLMDGKTFRLNPAVCPPYNADFDGDEMNLHVPQTEEARAEAHMLASVQENILSPRFGGPIIGGIHDHISGIFILTHTLRWFDKKAVLYLLQSSTPEHLPEPGKVEDGIDYWSNKQVFSMILPDGLNMVYRASSCSNCDKCKQEGCDRDAFVRIKNGELICGTIDKKSIGAFDGVILQRIIRTAGLGRGRQFVDDVTKLSIRGIMYDGFSFGIDDEDLTKIEYRQIDEVLDSAADDVERRIRIYEDGQLEPMPGRTLEETLEMQIMQVLGKARDRTGDIAGRHLGLSNSAVVMAVSGARGSMLNLTQMAGCIGQQAVRGERITRGYEGRTLPHFKKGDRGSEAHGFVSNSYKSGLNPTEFFFHAIGGREGLVDTAVRTSQSGYLQRRMINALQDLKVGYDKTVRTSGGRIIQFKYGEDSTDPAKSCYGDPVDVKGIIESVLEEEVS, encoded by the coding sequence ATGACAAGTCCAAAAAGGGTAGAAAAAATAGAATTCGGTCTCTTATCTCCAAAGGATATACGCCGGACAAGTGTCAGAAAGATTATCTGGGCTGATACATATGATGATGACGGATTTCCCTATCCGCAGGGTCTTATGGATCTCCATCTGGGTGTTATAGACCCTGGTCTTCGCTGTAAAACCTGTGGCAACAGGGCAAGTGAGTGCCCAGGTCATTTCGGTCATATTGAACTTGCAAAGCCTGTCATCCATGTTGGCTATACAAGACTTATAAGAAAACTTCTCAGAGTTTCATGCCGCGAATGTGGTCGCCTGCTATTAAGTCAGGATGAGGTTCAGAAAGTTTTAGGCCCTGAAGAAGAGAGAAATGACGATGTCATCTCTGAGAAGGATATCAAAAAGGAGAGGGTCTGTCCGTACTGTGGTGAACAGCAGTTAAAGATCAATTTCGAGAAACCGACAACATTCTCTGAAGTAATGACGGATGAAAACGGCAAAAAAATTGACCACAAACTAACACCATCGGACATCCGTTCAAGACTTGAAAAAATTCCTGATGAAGATTTACATCTTCTGGGTATAAATGCCAGAGTTGCAAGACCGGAATGGACACTTCTTACTGTTCTTCCTGTGCCTCCTGTAACAATGAGGCCTTCAATTATTCTTGAAAACGGTCAGCGTTCAGAGGATGATCTGACACATAAGCTCGTAGATATTATCCGTATCAATCAGCGTTTCAAGGAAAATCAGGATGCCGGAGCACCACAGTTAATTATCGAAGATCTCTGGGAACTTCTGCAGTACCATGTAACAACATATATGGATAACGAAGTAGCAGGATGTCCTCCGGCAAGGCACAGAAGCGGCAGGCCGCTAAAGACGATATCGCAGCGTCTTAAGGGTAAAGACGGCCGTTTCCGTGGTTCACTATCCGGAAAGCGTGTTAACTTCTCTGCCCGTACTGTGATCTCACCTGATCCTAATCTTTCAATTAATGAGGTTGGTATCCCTCTTGCCATTGCAAATGAGATGAGTGTTCCAATCAGGGTAACTCCTTTTAATATCGATGAGGTCAGGCAGATGGTTACGACAGGGCCTGTGAGACCTAATCTGAATTCACCCTGTGGTGCGAACTATGCTATCAGACCTGACGGAAGGCGTGTACGTCTGACAGATATGACAAGGGAGAGTGTCGCAGAGATGCTTGAGCCTGGATGGACTGTTGACCGGCAGCTCAGGAACACCGACATTGTACTCTTCAACCGTCAGCCGTCACTGCACAGAATGAGTATCATGGCACACAGAATTGTCCTGATGGATGGCAAAACATTCCGCCTTAATCCGGCAGTATGCCCACCATACAATGCGGATTTTGATGGTGATGAGATGAACCTTCACGTTCCGCAGACCGAAGAGGCACGTGCAGAAGCGCATATGCTTGCGAGTGTCCAGGAAAATATTCTCTCGCCCCGTTTCGGCGGTCCGATTATCGGCGGAATACATGACCACATATCAGGGATATTCATCCTGACGCACACTCTAAGGTGGTTTGATAAAAAGGCAGTTCTGTATCTTCTTCAGTCCAGTACACCGGAACATCTGCCTGAACCAGGTAAGGTTGAGGACGGTATAGATTACTGGTCTAATAAACAGGTATTCTCAATGATCCTTCCGGACGGCCTTAACATGGTCTATCGTGCAAGTTCCTGTTCCAACTGTGATAAGTGCAAACAGGAAGGATGTGATCGTGATGCCTTTGTCAGGATTAAAAATGGAGAACTTATCTGCGGAACAATTGATAAAAAATCAATCGGAGCATTTGATGGAGTAATTCTTCAGAGAATTATCAGAACTGCCGGACTTGGAAGGGGAAGGCAGTTTGTTGATGACGTTACAAAACTTTCCATCCGCGGAATTATGTATGACGGTTTCTCATTCGGAATTGATGATGAAGACCTGACAAAGATCGAATACCGCCAGATTGATGAGGTTCTGGACAGTGCTGCTGATGATGTAGAAAGACGTATCAGGATCTATGAAGACGGTCAGCTTGAACCGATGCCCGGAAGAACTCTTGAAGAGACCCTTGAAATGCAGATCATGCAGGTGCTTGGAAAAGCACGTGACCGTACGGGAGATATTGCAGGGCGTCACCTCGGTCTCTCCAACAGTGCTGTGGTAATGGCAGTCAGTGGTGCAAGAGGTTCAATGCTCAACCTGACCCAGATGGCCGGATGTATCGGACAGCAGGCTGTACGTGGTGAGCGTATCACAAGAGGTTATGAGGGCAGAACACTTCCTCACTTCAAAAAAGGTGACCGTGGTTCTGAGGCTCATGGATTTGTCAGTAATAGTTACAAGAGCGGACTCAATCCAACAGAATTCTTCTTCCATGCAA